A portion of the Osmia lignaria lignaria isolate PbOS001 chromosome 15, iyOsmLign1, whole genome shotgun sequence genome contains these proteins:
- the CalpA gene encoding calpain A isoform X8, which produces MSYYGDGAPLDDVFVKAAVEVKRFLPSLFNIKVLGEKGSGFRPRGAVQDFNTLRRECLASGTLFDDPEFPADDTSLYFSRRPDRYIEWKRPMEIVDSPQLFVEGFSRFDVQQGELGDCWLLAAVANLTMDANLFFQVVPEDQSFDENYAGIFHFRFWQYGRWVDIVIDDRLPTYHGELVYLRSAESSEFWSALLEKAYAKLHGSYEALKGGSTCEAMEDFTGGVTEMYQMDQTPPNLFSILLKAFERNSLMGCSIEPDPNVLEAETPQGLIRGHAYSITRVKHVEIQTPNQYGRIPLLRLRNPWGNEAEWNGPWSDQSPEWRFIPDHEKEELGLTFDMDGEFWMSFQDFTKYFTQLEICNLNPDSLTEDDLNAGKKRWEMSVFEGEWVRGVTAGGCRNFLETFWHNPQYRITLEYPDEDDDKCTVIVALMQKNRRAQKRMGAECLTIGFAIYHLEYPERLPKPLDVNFFKYNASVARSPAFINLREVTCRFKLPPGVYCIVPSTFDPNEEGEFLLRIFSENKNNMEENDEEVGIGEVDDRVQDEPEPDRNAEKVREFFKKLAGDDMEVDWMELKEILDFAMRKELPQSVRRSEAHETVQGDGSFIDTLISLLCGIVCNNEQYNKSLETHDKGFSKDVCRSMVAMLDVDHSGKLGFEEFRTLWNDIRKWRAVFKLYDKDESGFLSAFELRQALNSAGYRLNNHILNILVHRYGTKDGTITFDDYIMCAVRLKTMIDIFRERDPDQTNTATFTMEEWIEKTLYS; this is translated from the exons ATGAGTTACTACGGCGATGGAGCTCCTCTCGATGATGTATTCGTTAAAGCGGCGGTGGAAGTGAAACGGTTCCTTCCGTCGCTGTTCAACATTAAAGTG TTGGGAGAAAAAGGATCTGGCTTCAGACCCAGAGGAGCAGTTCAAGACTTCAACACACTTAGAAGAGAATGTCTGGCATCAGGCACTCTCTTTGATGATCCAGAATTCCCAGCAGATGACACATcattatatttttcaagaagACCAGATAGATATATAGAATGGAAACGACCAATG GAAATTGTAGACAGCCCTCAGCTATTTGTAGAAGGGTTCTCCAGATTCGATGTACAACAGGGAGAACTGGGAGACTGTTGGCTTCTGGCAGCAGTCGCGAATCTTACCATGGATGCCAATTTATTCTTCCAAGTGGTTCCAGAGGACCAGAGCTTTGATGAGAATTATGCTGGTATCTTTCACTTCAG ATTTTGGCAATATGGCAGATGGGTAGACATCGTAATTGACGATAGACTGCCAACTTATCATGGAGAATTAGTATACCTCCGCTCAGCAGAGAGCAGCGAATTTTGGAGTGCCCTATTAGAAAAAGCCTATGCCAAACTCCATGGTTCATATGAAGCGTTAAAGGGTGGAAGTACTTGTGAGGCCATGGAAGATTTCACTGGCGGGGTGACAGAAATGTACCAAATGGATCAGACACCTCCAAACCTCTTCAGTATATTACTGAAAGCATTTGAAAGAAATTCCTTAATGGGTTGTTCAATTGAG cCTGATCCAAATGTATTGGAAGCAGAGACACCTCAGGGATTGATCAGAGGCCATGCTTACAGTATTACACGTGTAAAACATGTGGAAATTCAGACACCAAATCAGTATGGAAGAATTCCTCTACTTAGGCTCAGAAACCCATGGGGCAACGAGGCTGAATGGAACGGTCCATGGAGTGATCA ATCTCCAGAATGGAGATTCATTCCTGACCATGAGAAAGAAGAACTGGGTTTGACCTTCGATATGGATGGAGAGTTTTGGATGTCCTTCCAGGATTTCACAAAATACTTTACCCAATTAGAAATTTGTAACTTGAATCCAGATTCATTGACAGAGGATGATTTGAATGCTGGTAAGAAAAGGTGGGAGATGAGTGTTTTTGAAGGAGAATGGGTACGTGGCGTCACTGCTGGAGGCTGCAGAAACTTTTTAG AAACATTCTGGCATAATCCACAGTACCGTATTACCTTGGAGTATCCTGATGAGGATGATGACAAATGTACAGTCATTGTTGCATTAATGCAGAAGAATAGAAGAGCACAGAAGAGAATGGGTGCAGAGTGTTTGACCATTGGGTTTGCAATATACCAT TTGGAGTATCCAGAACGACTACCAAAACCTCTAGACGTTAATTTCTTCAAGTACAACGCCTCAGTAGCAAGATCCCCAGCATTTATAAACCTAAGAGAAGTAACTTGCCGCTTTAAGTTGCCACCTGGGGTCTATTGTATAGTGCCGAGTACATTTGATCCTAATGAGGAAGGAGAATTCTTGTTGAGAATATtctctgaaaataaaaataatatgga aGAGAATGATGAGGAAGTCGGTATCGGAGAAGTTGATGATAgg GTACAAGATGAGCCAGAGCCAGACAGAAACGCAGAAAAAGTTCGTGAATTCTTCAAGAAACTTGCTGGTGATGATATGGAAGTGGATTGGATGGAATTGAAAGAAATCTTAGATTTTGCTATGCGAAAAG AACTACCACAGTCGGTGCGTCGTAGTGAGGCTCATGAAACTGTACAAGGAGATGGTTCGTTTATCGACACTCTCATCTCACTGCTGTGcggcattgtttgtaataatGAACAGTACAATAAGTCCTTAG aaaCCCACGATAAAGGATTCAGTAAGGACGTGTGTCGCAGCATGGTTGCCATGCTAGATGTTGATCACTCTGGTAAACTAGGATTCGAAGAGTTCAGAACTTTATGGAATGATATAAGAAAATGGAGG gCTGTATTCAAATTGTATGACAAAGACGAATCAGGATTCTTGAGCGCATTCGAATTGCGACAAGCTTTAAATAGTGCAGGATATCGGTTAAATAatcatatattaaatattttggtCCATCGTTATGGAACAAAAGACGGCACGATTACGTTTGATGACTACATAATGTGTGCAGTTCGACTTAAAACAATGATAG ATATTTTCAGGGAACGAGATCCAGATCAAACTAACACAGCTACATTTACGATGGAAGAATGGATAGAGAAGACGTTATActcataa